The following are from one region of the Variovorax sp. V213 genome:
- a CDS encoding carboxymuconolactone decarboxylase family protein, giving the protein MINTQASQDGNDNLRYERGLARLQQIDGEGGIKVVESLAGIAPDFARLLIEFPFGDIYSRPGLDLRSREIAVVAALTAMGNAAPQLKVHIQGALNVGVTRTEIVEVIMQMAVYAGFPAALNGLTAAREVFAADAPQGEPA; this is encoded by the coding sequence ATGATCAACACACAAGCAAGCCAAGACGGCAACGACAACCTGCGCTACGAGCGCGGGCTGGCCAGGCTGCAGCAAATCGACGGTGAAGGCGGCATCAAGGTCGTCGAAAGCCTGGCCGGCATCGCCCCCGATTTCGCCCGCCTCCTGATCGAGTTCCCGTTCGGCGACATCTACTCGCGCCCCGGCCTCGACCTGCGTTCACGCGAGATCGCGGTGGTTGCCGCGCTCACGGCCATGGGCAATGCGGCACCGCAGCTCAAGGTGCATATCCAGGGCGCGCTCAATGTCGGCGTCACGCGCACCGAAATCGTCGAGGTCATCATGCAGATGGCCGTGTACGCGGGCTTTCCGGCAGCACTCAACGGCCTGACGGCGGCGCGCGAGGTGTTTGCCGCGGACGCCCCGCAGGGAGAGCCCGCATGA
- a CDS encoding MerR family transcriptional regulator, whose protein sequence is MEASLTIAEVAQRTGLTAHTLRYYERIGLIAAVPRAPGGQRRYARADMDWLAFLLRLRETGMPIQGMQAFARLRSQGDASVGERRKMLEQHLAEVQAKVVALQQSMHALSLKIEHYRAIDKKRPSSPGTAPERKTSDDQHTSKPRRQRQPALRARAGQAAANRR, encoded by the coding sequence ATGGAAGCCAGCTTGACCATTGCGGAAGTCGCGCAGCGCACCGGCCTCACGGCCCACACGCTGCGTTACTACGAGCGCATCGGACTGATCGCCGCAGTGCCCCGGGCACCGGGTGGCCAGCGCCGTTACGCGCGAGCCGACATGGACTGGTTGGCCTTCCTGTTGCGCCTGCGCGAAACCGGCATGCCCATCCAGGGCATGCAGGCCTTCGCCAGGCTTCGAAGCCAGGGGGACGCCAGTGTCGGGGAGCGGCGCAAGATGCTCGAACAGCATCTTGCCGAGGTCCAGGCCAAAGTGGTGGCGCTGCAGCAATCCATGCACGCGCTTTCGCTGAAGATCGAGCACTACCGTGCCATCGACAAGAAGCGTCCCTCGTCACCGGGCACTGCCCCGGAAAGGAAGACGAGCGATGATCAACACACAAGCAAGCCAAGACGGCAACGACAACCTGCGCTACGAGCGCGGGCTGGCCAGGCTGCAGCAAATCGACGGTGA
- a CDS encoding TAXI family TRAP transporter solute-binding subunit produces the protein MSMPKTLKLILLSIRDLIASAGPIVFLVIGLLIAAYWWLQPQPPKHVTLATGPTGSAYSQFGKRYAELLKSSGIEVELKATTGSSENLELLRSGGADVGFVRGGSADPVSDEEAGLTSLGSLFFEPIWLFYRADSAQKIDRKTSTLTSLAQLRGLRVNVDLAGSGLPEIMERLFKANHLDSNALQLSNLEQAAAAEALQAGLLDAIVLASAPQSPQVQRLLRAPDIRLMNFGQADAYTRRFPFLSAVTLPRGVVDLSRDLPPSDVSLLAATTSLLSRDETHPALRQLFAQAAQGVHSDAGWFNRARDFPNTRTSELPVSPEGDRAINGTPPFWQRYLPFWASNLIERMWLVLGGLLVLMLPLSRVVPPLYQFRVRRRVFRWYARLRDIEAKVDARQGGRDELLDELDELDRVVNKVAVPLSYADELYALRNNIHAVQKRVQMRWPQPGDFAPRTPLPTEATESA, from the coding sequence ATGTCCATGCCCAAGACGCTGAAGCTGATCCTGCTGTCGATCCGCGACCTGATCGCCTCGGCGGGCCCGATCGTGTTCCTCGTGATCGGTCTGCTGATTGCCGCCTACTGGTGGCTGCAGCCGCAGCCGCCCAAGCATGTGACGCTGGCCACCGGCCCCACCGGCAGCGCCTATTCGCAGTTCGGCAAGCGCTATGCCGAGCTGCTCAAGAGCAGCGGCATCGAGGTGGAGCTCAAGGCCACCACGGGATCGTCCGAGAACCTGGAACTGCTTCGCAGCGGCGGCGCCGACGTGGGCTTCGTGCGCGGCGGCAGCGCCGACCCGGTGTCCGACGAGGAAGCCGGCCTCACCTCCCTCGGCAGCCTGTTCTTCGAACCGATCTGGCTCTTCTACCGCGCCGACAGCGCGCAGAAGATCGACCGCAAGACAAGCACCCTGACCTCGCTCGCCCAGCTGCGCGGCTTGCGCGTGAACGTCGACCTGGCGGGCAGCGGCCTGCCCGAGATCATGGAAAGGCTCTTCAAGGCCAACCACCTGGACTCCAACGCGCTGCAGCTTTCCAACCTCGAGCAGGCGGCCGCGGCCGAAGCGCTCCAGGCCGGGCTGCTCGACGCCATCGTGCTGGCCTCCGCGCCGCAGTCGCCGCAGGTGCAGCGCCTGCTGCGTGCTCCTGACATCAGGCTGATGAACTTCGGCCAGGCCGATGCCTATACGCGGCGCTTCCCGTTCCTCTCGGCGGTCACGCTGCCGCGCGGCGTGGTCGATCTGTCGCGGGACCTGCCGCCCTCCGACGTGTCGCTGCTCGCGGCCACCACCTCGCTGCTCTCACGCGACGAGACGCACCCGGCACTGCGGCAGCTCTTTGCGCAAGCCGCGCAAGGCGTGCACAGCGACGCCGGCTGGTTCAACCGCGCGCGCGACTTCCCCAACACGCGCACCAGCGAACTGCCCGTGAGCCCCGAGGGCGACCGCGCAATCAACGGCACGCCGCCGTTCTGGCAGCGCTACCTGCCGTTCTGGGCCAGCAATCTGATCGAGCGCATGTGGCTGGTACTCGGTGGCCTGCTGGTGCTGATGCTGCCGCTGAGCCGCGTGGTGCCGCCGCTCTACCAGTTCCGCGTGCGGCGGCGTGTGTTCCGCTGGTATGCGCGGCTGCGCGACATCGAGGCCAAGGTCGATGCACGGCAGGGCGGGCGCGACGAGTTGCTCGACGAACTCGACGAGCTCGACCGCGTGGTGAACAAGGTGGCCGTTCCGCTGTCGTATGCCGACGAGCTCTATGCGCTGCGCAACAACATCCACGCGGTGCAAAAGCGCGTGCAGATGCGCTGGCCGCAGCCGGGCGATTTCGCGCCTCGAACGCCGCTGCCGACAGAAGCCACAGAAAGCGCTTGA
- a CDS encoding P1 family peptidase — translation MPAPSSAFSSPSPSSGAITDVAGIEVGHFSDTRRPTGCTVILAREGAVAGVDVRGAAPGTRETDLLSPGNLVQQVHGIMLAGGSAWGLAAAEGAMRWLEERNIGMDVRFGILPIVPAAVLFDLPVGDARIRPDAAAGYAACDAASNAAPAEGNVGAGSGALVGKLFGVHRAMKGGIGTASVTVGGVTVGALIAVNALGDVIDPDTAQPVAGARTEDGLALLDTRRALLRGEPPKPLLAGTNTTLGVIATDAVLTKVQANRLASVAHDGLARAINPVHTMSDGDTLFALATGQVPLEGDAPGMTVLGTMAAEVVARATLRAVLAARSVTVGELHVPCASDLAATKA, via the coding sequence ATGCCCGCTCCGTCTTCTGCCTTCTCTTCTCCTTCGCCGTCTTCAGGCGCCATTACCGATGTCGCCGGCATCGAAGTCGGCCATTTTTCCGACACGCGCAGGCCCACTGGCTGCACCGTGATCCTTGCGCGCGAAGGCGCCGTGGCCGGCGTCGACGTGCGCGGCGCCGCGCCCGGCACGCGCGAAACCGACCTGCTCTCGCCCGGCAACCTGGTGCAGCAGGTGCACGGCATCATGCTGGCAGGTGGCAGCGCCTGGGGCCTGGCCGCGGCCGAGGGCGCGATGCGCTGGCTCGAGGAGCGGAACATCGGCATGGACGTGCGCTTCGGCATCCTGCCCATCGTGCCGGCCGCCGTGCTGTTCGACCTGCCCGTGGGCGATGCGCGCATCCGCCCCGACGCCGCAGCCGGCTATGCGGCCTGCGACGCGGCAAGCAATGCAGCCCCGGCCGAAGGCAACGTGGGCGCCGGCAGCGGTGCGCTCGTGGGCAAGCTCTTCGGCGTGCATCGCGCCATGAAGGGCGGCATCGGCACGGCTTCGGTCACCGTGGGCGGCGTGACGGTGGGCGCGCTGATCGCGGTCAACGCGCTGGGCGACGTGATCGACCCCGACACCGCGCAGCCGGTGGCCGGTGCGCGCACCGAAGACGGGCTTGCACTGCTCGACACCCGCCGCGCCCTGCTGCGCGGGGAGCCGCCCAAGCCCCTGCTTGCGGGCACCAACACCACGCTGGGCGTGATCGCGACCGACGCGGTATTGACGAAGGTGCAGGCCAACCGCCTCGCCAGCGTGGCACACGACGGCCTTGCGCGCGCCATCAATCCGGTGCACACGATGAGCGACGGCGACACGCTCTTTGCGTTGGCCACGGGCCAGGTGCCGCTCGAGGGCGATGCCCCGGGCATGACCGTGCTCGGCACCATGGCCGCCGAAGTGGTGGCGCGCGCCACCTTGCGCGCGGTGCTGGCGGCGCGTTCCGTCACCGTGGGCGAGCTGCACGTGCCGTGCGCGTCCGACCTCGCCGCAACCAAAGCTTGA
- a CDS encoding NAD(P)/FAD-dependent oxidoreductase, with product MTVARSFSAGGTGRHAVVIGAGAVGSATAIEALRAGLRVTVVEPGEPGGPQATSYGNAGWLSSHSVVPPALPGAWRKVPGWLADPLGPLALRWRYLPRALPWLLRYLASGWTEARVQRTADALRTLLADAPALHARLAAEAGVPQLIEQRGLLHAYRSREEFEGDALGWRVRRRTGVQWDEWPEPELRQREPDLDARYTLGIFVPEAGHCRNPGAYVAALARHALEAGAQRVAARATGFRIEGGRLRAVQTEAGEIACDAAAICTGARSAPLAAAAGSAVPLESERGYHVVVEGAAVGPRTPTMVADGKLIAHWMDGGLRAAGQVEIGGLEAAPDWRRAEILHRHLQSMFPGLAGQAPDAVAVKHWLGHRPSLPDGLPCIGAAAASADIVLAFGHGHVGLCGSARTGRLAAQLLAGSTPDTALAPFDPGRFS from the coding sequence ATGACAGTTGCAAGAAGTTTCTCTGCGGGCGGCACCGGACGCCACGCGGTCGTGATCGGCGCGGGTGCCGTGGGCAGCGCAACCGCCATCGAGGCCTTGCGCGCCGGCCTGCGCGTGACGGTGGTGGAGCCCGGCGAGCCGGGCGGCCCGCAGGCCACGAGCTACGGCAATGCGGGTTGGTTGTCGTCGCATTCCGTGGTGCCGCCCGCGCTGCCCGGTGCCTGGCGCAAGGTGCCCGGCTGGCTGGCCGATCCGCTGGGGCCGCTTGCGCTGCGCTGGCGCTATCTGCCGAGGGCCTTGCCCTGGCTGCTGCGCTACCTGGCCTCGGGCTGGACCGAAGCGCGCGTGCAGCGCACGGCCGACGCACTGCGCACGCTGCTTGCCGATGCGCCGGCCCTGCATGCCCGGCTGGCCGCCGAGGCCGGCGTGCCGCAACTCATCGAGCAGCGCGGGCTGCTGCATGCCTACCGCTCGCGCGAGGAGTTCGAAGGCGACGCACTCGGCTGGCGCGTGCGCCGGCGCACCGGCGTGCAGTGGGACGAATGGCCGGAGCCGGAACTTCGGCAGCGCGAGCCCGATCTCGACGCGCGCTACACGCTCGGCATCTTCGTGCCCGAGGCCGGCCACTGCCGCAACCCTGGCGCCTATGTGGCCGCGCTGGCGCGCCATGCGCTGGAGGCCGGTGCGCAGCGCGTGGCGGCGCGCGCCACGGGCTTTCGCATCGAAGGCGGACGGCTGCGCGCGGTGCAGACGGAGGCCGGCGAGATCGCCTGCGACGCTGCCGCCATCTGCACCGGCGCGCGCTCGGCCCCTCTCGCCGCTGCGGCCGGCTCTGCGGTGCCGCTCGAATCGGAGCGCGGCTACCACGTGGTGGTCGAAGGCGCTGCGGTGGGGCCGCGCACGCCGACGATGGTGGCCGACGGCAAGCTCATCGCGCACTGGATGGACGGCGGCCTGCGCGCGGCCGGCCAGGTCGAGATCGGCGGGCTCGAGGCCGCGCCGGACTGGCGGCGTGCCGAGATCCTGCACCGCCATCTGCAATCGATGTTTCCAGGCCTGGCCGGCCAGGCGCCGGATGCGGTGGCGGTGAAGCATTGGCTCGGCCACCGGCCCAGCCTGCCCGATGGGCTGCCCTGCATCGGCGCGGCCGCGGCCAGCGCGGACATCGTGCTGGCCTTCGGGCACGGCCATGTCGGCCTGTGCGGCTCGGCGCGCACCGGCAGGCTTGCGGCGCAATTGCTCGCGGGCAGCACGCCCGATACGGCGCTTGCCCCGTTCGATCCCGGCCGCTTCAGCTGA